TGAATAAATTAGATTGAGCATCTAAAATGCACATGTAGAAGAGGCCTCATGtatcacaattttttttgttatttttctttcaggaaCGTGATCCGTTGAAACTTCAGAACCATTCATATAAGCTTACACAATGGGTATCTGATGAAAATGTTGCTAACCATAAGTTTTGGACTTACATTGATGGGTCTGGGTTGAGGCCATTAGTTAGCTGTTCATATTTAATTGGTAATAGAGTTGTTGTGTCGGCCTTTTGTGAGAGGTGGCAGCCCGAGACCAATACTTTTCACTTACCCTTTGGTGAGATGACAATCACGTTGGATGACGTCTTTAACATTTTAGGTATTCCAATTCAGGGTGATTCTATATCTGTACCTGAGGGTGTGCGGTTAGACAAAACGTATTATGCATCTTTATTGTCATC
The nucleotide sequence above comes from Fragaria vesca subsp. vesca unplaced genomic scaffold, FraVesHawaii_1.0 scf0510232, whole genome shotgun sequence. Encoded proteins:
- the LOC101309308 gene encoding serine/threonine-protein phosphatase 7 long form homolog; protein product: ERDPLKLQNHSYKLTQWVSDENVANHKFWTYIDGSGLRPLVSCSYLIGNRVVVSAFCERWQPETNTFHLPFGEMTITLDDVFNILGIPIQGDSISVPEGVRLDKTYYASLLSSTLGVTTDEAKIEMSRYGGNGVTLEWLRLRFQGVSDDSPPEFIEFAARGFLLYILGCTLFVDKTGNKINIIYLYFLRDLNRVGRYAWGAAGLAFLYRQLGLASR